Proteins encoded within one genomic window of Paramisgurnus dabryanus chromosome 13, PD_genome_1.1, whole genome shotgun sequence:
- the gpsm3 gene encoding uncharacterized protein gpsm3 produces MESSVEATMDSLEVKVEASEDKQLEPLLILEEGDEPLDAINNRDRGRTVLRVKKGDEKINNDSGIIAEDTEENAHDHNDVQLGKSESDVTEAERNEDNLESQKVKEQENILKMDARLSEGTQETDKHAAVRPEKMPQEATQEPEKTNADMSSQDKATARVEVKLRPKDRLSPDDAKQMVYRLSGSHDALCELLYTLQEGRRLNDQRCSFQLEGRRRCYSEPSTPRHSHKVVFSSMTSLQKEEFFDLLATSQGRRLDDQRAELQNIPSAPPPPQPKVKQRKSSCKVTEVSRAVPTPAPKEDLYNMIVVSQAQGRIEEQRCSAPGPMDDEDFFSLLLKVQGGRMDEQRTELKSVHL; encoded by the exons ATGGAGAGCTCTGTAGAAGCCACTATGGACTCCCTAGAGGTCAAAGTTGAAGCCTCAGAGGACAAGCAATTGGAACCTCTTCTCATTCTCGAAGAGGGGGATGAACCGTTGGATGCGATAAACAACAGAGATCGAGGACGGACAGTACTGAGAGTTAAGAAGGGTGATGAAAAGATAAACAATGATAGTGGCATCATCGCAGAAGACACGGAGGAAAACGCACACGATCACAACGATGTCCAGCTGGGAAAAAGTGAGAGTGATGTAACAGAAGCAGAAAGGAACGAGGATAATCTCGAAAGTCAAAAGGTGAAAGAgcaggaaaatattttgaaaatggaTGCGAGACTGTCAGAAGGAACACAAGAGACAGACAAGCACGCAGCTGTCAGACCAGAAAAAATGCCACAAGAAGCAACACAGGAACCAGAAAAGACCAACGCGGATATGTCAAGTCAAGATAAAGCGACTGCTCGAGTAGAAGTTAAGCTACGGCCCAAAGACAGACTGAGCCCTGATGATGCAAAGCAAATG GTTTACAGGTTATCAGGCTCTCATGATGCTCTGTGCGAGCTGCTGTATACCTTACAAGAGGGCAGAAGACTCAATGACCAGCGCTGCTCGTTTCAACTGGAGGGCCGCAGAAGATGTTACTCCGAACCGAGCACACCACGTCACAGCCATAAAG TGGTCTTCTCCTCCATGACTTCGCTGCAGAAGGAGGAATTCTTCGATTTGCTGGCGACCTCGCAGGGTCGTCGACTCGATGACCAGCGAGCAGAGCTCCAGAACATTCCTTCAGCCCCTCCGCCCCCCCAACCTAAAGTCAAACAGAGGAAGAGCAGCTGTAAGGTCACTGAGGTCAGCCGAGCGGTTCCCACACCAGCACCCAAAGAAGACTTGTACAACATGATCGTCGTCTCACAA GCGCAGGGCCGAATTGAGGAGCAGCGCTGCTCGGCTCCAGGGCCGATGGACGATGAGGATTTCTTCTCTTTGTTGTTAAAAGTCCAGGGTGGGAGAATGGATGAACAGAGAACAGAGCTCAAATCTGTTCATTTATAG